A window of Microtus ochrogaster isolate Prairie Vole_2 unplaced genomic scaffold, MicOch1.0 UNK116, whole genome shotgun sequence genomic DNA:
GTCCAAAGAGCAACAGGTCTTAAAAGATCTCGCTGTGCAGAAGGATGAAAAAGACCACGCAGGAAGGAAGGCCTCCAAGCAACGTGAAGAAGAAGAATTGCAGCTCTTGGAAGAGGTTAAAAACAAGAAGCCCGGGGGAAATGTCAGAATGGGACTAGTCAGGCGACTTGTGCCTAATTTTCGATGGGCCATACCAAATAGACGTGTTGAGCACAATGAAGggggagaggatgctgggaagtttGTAGGACAGGTG
This region includes:
- the Bex4 gene encoding protein BEX4, encoding MASKEQQVLKDLAVQKDEKDHAGRKASKQREEEELQLLEEVKNKKPGGNVRMGLVRRLVPNFRWAIPNRRVEHNEGGEDAGKFVGQVMEIKRKTREQQMRPYGRFQTPEPDNHYDFCLIP